In Corynebacterium aquatimens, one genomic interval encodes:
- the leuD gene encoding 3-isopropylmalate dehydratase small subunit: MEKFTTHTGVGVPLTRSNVDTDQIIPAVYLKRVTRTGFEDGLFSNWRANEEDFVLNQEAFKNGSVLFAGPDFGTGSSREHAVWALMDYGFKAVFCPRFADIFKGNTSKAGLLAGIMTESDIELIWKTLENNPGMEVTVSLEDRTVTVGDSVYTFDIDDYTRWRLMEGLDDIGLTLRDEDVIDNFEANRQSWKPRI; encoded by the coding sequence ATGGAGAAGTTCACGACCCACACCGGCGTCGGCGTGCCGCTGACCCGTTCCAACGTGGACACTGACCAGATCATTCCTGCCGTCTACCTCAAGCGCGTGACCCGTACCGGCTTTGAGGACGGCCTGTTTTCCAACTGGCGCGCGAACGAGGAAGACTTCGTTTTAAACCAGGAAGCGTTTAAAAACGGCTCTGTTCTTTTCGCTGGCCCGGACTTCGGTACCGGTTCCTCGCGCGAGCACGCTGTCTGGGCGCTTATGGACTACGGTTTCAAGGCCGTGTTCTGCCCCCGCTTCGCCGATATCTTCAAAGGCAATACATCTAAAGCTGGCCTGCTCGCGGGCATCATGACCGAATCCGACATCGAACTGATCTGGAAGACCCTGGAAAACAACCCAGGCATGGAGGTCACCGTCAGCTTGGAGGACCGCACCGTCACCGTCGGCGACAGCGTCTACACCTTCGACATCGACGACTACACCCGCTGGCGGCTCATGGAGGGCCTCGACGACATCGGACTCACTCTCCGCGACGAAGACGTCATCGACAACTTCGAAGCCAACCGGCAGTCCTGGAAGCCGCGCATCTAG
- a CDS encoding NUDIX hydrolase, translating into MAKLHETDKDVQGEMFLTGRHQAIPRHPDKEFDSTTLAAGIVLWRGDLADVDNLEVACIHRPHYDDWSLAKGKVDPGESLVCTAVREIKEETGYDARLGKLLGKTVYPVGDTTKVVYYWTGEVTAGEFTPNDEVDEIRWLKLTNAKEIMSYDLDRQVLEKAEKRFRLPATSRILYVRHARAHERSKWHGDDNKRPLDKKGRRQAEMLVPMLAPFHPDRLYSAEPDRCQSTIAPLADELNMPITVDERFGDKAWENNMVSAQKAFTEVIEAGGVSVIIGQGGVIPGIIAWLSANGRLPIADEDIVSKKGSVWVLSFNNGELTGADYMPSALPVR; encoded by the coding sequence ATGGCTAAACTCCACGAGACCGACAAGGACGTCCAGGGCGAAATGTTCCTCACCGGGCGCCACCAAGCAATCCCGCGCCACCCGGATAAGGAATTCGATTCCACAACCCTGGCCGCCGGCATTGTTCTGTGGCGCGGCGACCTTGCGGACGTGGACAATCTTGAGGTGGCCTGCATCCACCGCCCGCACTACGACGACTGGTCATTGGCCAAAGGCAAAGTCGATCCGGGCGAGTCCCTGGTCTGCACCGCCGTGCGTGAAATCAAGGAAGAAACTGGCTACGACGCACGCCTGGGCAAACTCTTGGGCAAAACCGTCTACCCCGTCGGCGACACCACGAAGGTGGTCTACTACTGGACCGGCGAAGTCACCGCCGGCGAGTTCACACCGAACGATGAAGTCGATGAGATCCGCTGGCTGAAACTCACCAACGCCAAAGAGATCATGTCCTACGACCTCGACCGCCAAGTGCTGGAGAAAGCCGAAAAGCGCTTCCGCCTCCCAGCCACCTCACGCATCCTCTACGTCCGCCACGCCCGCGCCCACGAACGCTCAAAGTGGCACGGCGACGACAACAAGCGCCCCCTGGACAAGAAGGGCCGCCGCCAAGCAGAGATGCTCGTTCCCATGCTGGCCCCGTTCCACCCCGATCGGCTCTACTCCGCCGAGCCCGACCGCTGCCAAAGCACCATCGCACCGCTTGCCGACGAACTGAACATGCCCATCACCGTCGACGAACGCTTCGGGGACAAAGCCTGGGAAAACAACATGGTCAGCGCCCAAAAAGCCTTCACCGAAGTCATCGAAGCCGGCGGTGTCAGCGTGATCATCGGCCAAGGCGGGGTCATCCCCGGCATCATCGCCTGGCTCTCCGCCAACGGGCGCCTCCCCATCGCCGATGAGGACATCGTTTCCAAAAAGGGCTCCGTCTGGGTCCTGTCTTTCAACAACGGTGAACTCACCGGCGCTGACTACATGCCCTCCGCGCTCCCCGTTCGCTAG
- a CDS encoding D-alanine--D-alanine ligase family protein, whose protein sequence is MSTEHSISCISASAIMGELPAEKFEVIPIGITRAGTWVEGVVDPKGDAELPEVPEGREVALSVNPQSRGEITDVATGEVLAVADVVFPILHGPFGEDGTIQGLFELSGIPYVGSGQFASAACMDKEYTKKLASLAGVPITREVIFKEERTLNDEEKAHLGLPVFVKPARGGSSIGVSKVDSWDEFDAAIAKAFESDTKAVVEAGLVGDEVEIGVMELPGGELITSPIAKLNGTTDSAEGFYGFETKYLDNVVTSTIPAGYDEATTREVERLAKLTFRALECRGLARVDFFITESGPVLNEPNTMPGFTPISQYPQMFIAGGMTYGQILETLIDTALSMTRR, encoded by the coding sequence ATGTCCACGGAACACTCGATCTCGTGCATCTCCGCCTCAGCGATCATGGGGGAGCTCCCAGCTGAAAAATTCGAGGTCATCCCCATCGGCATCACCCGCGCGGGCACGTGGGTCGAGGGAGTCGTAGACCCTAAAGGCGACGCGGAGCTGCCAGAGGTCCCCGAAGGTCGCGAGGTCGCGCTCAGCGTCAATCCGCAAAGCCGCGGTGAGATCACGGACGTCGCCACCGGTGAGGTGCTCGCCGTCGCGGATGTGGTCTTCCCCATCCTCCACGGCCCTTTCGGCGAAGACGGCACGATCCAAGGCCTCTTCGAACTCTCCGGCATCCCGTACGTGGGCTCCGGCCAATTCGCCTCCGCCGCCTGCATGGACAAGGAATACACGAAAAAGCTCGCGTCGCTCGCCGGCGTTCCCATCACGCGTGAGGTCATCTTCAAAGAAGAGCGCACGCTTAACGACGAAGAAAAGGCCCACCTTGGCCTTCCCGTCTTTGTGAAACCGGCCCGTGGTGGCTCATCGATTGGTGTGTCCAAGGTGGATTCTTGGGACGAGTTTGACGCTGCGATTGCTAAAGCGTTTGAAAGCGACACCAAGGCCGTGGTGGAAGCGGGTCTGGTTGGCGATGAGGTCGAGATCGGCGTGATGGAACTCCCCGGCGGCGAGCTGATTACCTCGCCTATAGCCAAGCTCAACGGAACCACTGATTCCGCCGAGGGTTTCTACGGTTTTGAGACCAAGTACTTGGATAACGTGGTGACGTCTACCATCCCGGCGGGGTATGACGAAGCAACCACCCGCGAGGTCGAGCGCTTAGCGAAGCTCACATTCCGTGCGTTGGAATGCCGCGGGCTCGCCCGCGTGGACTTCTTCATTACCGAATCCGGCCCCGTACTCAATGAGCCCAACACCATGCCGGGCTTCACCCCGATCTCCCAGTACCCGCAAATGTTCATCGCGGGCGGCATGACCTACGGCCAGATCCTGGAAACGCTGATTGACACAGCGCTTTCCATGACCCGCCGCTAG
- a CDS encoding DAK2 domain-containing protein: MTTPRTQLDGPALLSWARRAAALLDQHRVEINNLNVFPVPDSDTGSNMAHTMAAAVREADQRGLDTSSARADDVANALSVGSIKGARGNSGVVLSQVLRGLAQEAMTGDIDGETFVRALRTSVTFVERAIAVPVEGTIISVLRAAAVAVSDHDADTHAASLEELARIALDAASDALEKTPSQLAELREAGVVDAGGMGLVLLLRALNEVITGAEASSREASHDENVPHEEQGNAHTHGSAHWLEVMFYITGDVDELETQFAPLGESLVIARATDTEATVHIHSLDAGRVIETAMGLGALSNLRIEVLPPVIAEEPRESVQRLVIAVTPPGSVAELFEQAGAVCVPPGPLLADDVARAARMHQPREVIVLPSNELNADELDEIRATVISAVCGTTDSSATSTDNADSEAPQVEILSDVGLINGIAAIAVHDPDEPLAAAVASMREAAEEMVVAELDSTPTMAPHRDHVVDPDIVVTLEGERIAMGPTVPAAVYEGCRALMEQRNGELITLLVDPEDAYDIDPEIIRADTSADVVVYPADGLRHVGFIGVE; this comes from the coding sequence ATGACCACCCCACGAACGCAGCTTGACGGACCAGCCCTGCTGTCGTGGGCGCGGCGCGCAGCCGCATTATTGGATCAGCACCGCGTGGAAATAAACAACCTCAACGTCTTTCCCGTACCCGACTCCGATACCGGATCCAACATGGCGCACACCATGGCCGCGGCTGTGCGTGAGGCTGATCAGCGTGGCCTTGATACCTCATCCGCGCGCGCGGATGATGTGGCGAACGCACTGTCGGTGGGCAGCATCAAAGGCGCCCGCGGTAATTCCGGCGTGGTGTTATCACAGGTGTTGCGGGGTCTCGCACAGGAAGCGATGACCGGGGACATCGACGGGGAAACGTTCGTACGGGCACTACGCACCTCTGTGACGTTTGTGGAGCGCGCGATCGCCGTTCCGGTCGAAGGCACGATTATCTCTGTTCTGCGGGCGGCGGCGGTGGCTGTTTCCGATCACGATGCGGACACACACGCGGCCTCGTTGGAAGAGCTTGCGAGAATCGCGCTTGATGCCGCGTCGGATGCTCTGGAGAAAACCCCGTCCCAACTCGCGGAGCTGCGCGAAGCAGGCGTGGTGGATGCCGGCGGGATGGGGTTGGTCTTGTTGCTCCGTGCCCTCAATGAAGTGATCACGGGCGCCGAAGCGTCCTCCCGCGAAGCCAGCCACGATGAAAACGTGCCGCACGAGGAACAGGGGAACGCGCATACCCACGGTTCTGCGCACTGGCTTGAGGTGATGTTCTACATCACGGGGGATGTGGACGAACTAGAAACCCAGTTCGCACCCCTGGGGGAGAGCCTCGTCATCGCGCGCGCAACGGACACCGAAGCGACGGTTCATATTCATTCCCTCGATGCTGGCCGCGTGATTGAAACCGCCATGGGTCTTGGCGCACTTTCCAATCTCCGGATTGAGGTCTTGCCCCCGGTGATCGCTGAGGAACCGCGGGAAAGTGTCCAACGGCTCGTCATTGCCGTGACACCGCCGGGATCTGTGGCGGAGCTTTTTGAGCAAGCCGGTGCCGTCTGCGTGCCCCCAGGGCCACTGCTTGCCGACGACGTGGCGCGGGCCGCGCGAATGCACCAGCCCCGCGAAGTCATCGTCTTGCCCAGCAACGAGTTGAACGCGGACGAACTCGACGAAATTCGCGCGACCGTCATCAGCGCAGTCTGTGGTACCACAGACAGCTCTGCGACAAGCACCGATAATGCGGATAGCGAGGCTCCGCAGGTGGAGATCCTTTCTGATGTCGGGTTGATCAACGGTATTGCCGCAATCGCTGTGCATGATCCTGATGAGCCACTGGCCGCGGCGGTTGCGTCCATGAGGGAAGCTGCTGAGGAGATGGTGGTTGCTGAGTTGGACTCAACACCAACGATGGCTCCTCACCGTGACCATGTCGTCGATCCCGACATCGTGGTCACCTTGGAGGGCGAACGAATCGCGATGGGGCCCACTGTCCCCGCCGCAGTGTACGAAGGCTGCCGCGCGCTAATGGAACAGCGCAACGGCGAGTTGATCACCTTGCTGGTCGACCCGGAAGACGCCTATGACATCGACCCAGAGATCATCCGGGCCGACACCAGCGCGGACGTTGTTGTCTATCCGGCCGATGGGCTGCGCCACGTTGGCTTTATCGGTGTGGAATAG
- a CDS encoding ATP-dependent DNA helicase RecG translates to MLGLSYPTPLNLLIPVKQAAAIARHLKITTAEELLEHFPRRYLHYGSANDIENLEDGDELSVIGTVRTSNVQYTSTGKRMLKVDVTDGHTTYPLTFFNSKYAEHVLKPGVRAMFTGKIKEFNKRPSLTHPSFVILDSAGITEKPATGKGTKSKGSSKNATGSLRQLSHFGEPEEILAGKEWLAVYRGTSKASSWMVYGAVDTVLNTLPRLLEPFGETPEGFISFDRAVREVHQPSTEGPQPAIDRLKYNEALSMALFMALRRAEALTQVAEQYPATHDGYREALLNALPFPLTQGQQAVLDDIERDLAKDHPMSRLLQGEVGSGKTIVALIAMLQAIDGGAQAALLAPTEVLVQQHARSLQDILDRAGININVVALTGSLPAAQKQKALLDIMTNDAQIVVGTHALIQDSVEFFNLGLMVVDEQHRFGVEQRERLRQKGNYSTPHLLVMTATPIPRTVAITVFGDLEVSTLKELPGGRKPIKSHIVPDFFENWVERAWQVIRDEVAKGHQAYVVCPRIEGDGGVMAVGAKLAEEIFPDLAVEILHGRMNSEDKDAVMTAFADGLIDVLVSTTVIEVGVDVPNATVMMVRESEHFGLSQLHQLRGRIGRGGNQSMCFFHTMAERNTPTFNRIYEVEKTTDGFALAELDLRLRREGNVLGTSQSGHTSQLKLLNVSDDVELITRAYHDAEAIVARDPERARAVISYLTYEDFEYLNKT, encoded by the coding sequence ATGCTTGGCCTGAGCTATCCAACACCGCTGAACCTGCTGATCCCGGTCAAGCAGGCAGCGGCTATTGCGCGCCACTTAAAAATCACCACTGCGGAAGAACTCCTGGAGCATTTCCCGCGGAGGTATCTCCACTATGGCTCCGCCAATGATATTGAGAACTTAGAAGACGGCGATGAGCTCAGCGTCATCGGAACCGTGCGGACAAGCAACGTGCAGTACACGTCCACCGGCAAGAGGATGCTCAAAGTCGACGTGACCGACGGCCACACCACGTACCCACTCACGTTTTTCAATTCGAAGTACGCAGAGCACGTACTCAAACCCGGTGTACGCGCTATGTTCACCGGCAAGATTAAAGAATTCAATAAACGCCCAAGCCTGACCCACCCCAGCTTTGTCATCTTGGATTCCGCGGGTATCACCGAGAAACCCGCGACAGGAAAAGGCACGAAGTCCAAGGGTAGTTCCAAGAACGCGACGGGATCGTTGCGTCAGCTCAGCCATTTTGGCGAGCCCGAGGAAATCCTGGCTGGCAAAGAGTGGTTGGCAGTTTACCGCGGGACAAGCAAGGCGTCTTCATGGATGGTGTACGGGGCGGTGGACACCGTGCTGAACACGCTTCCGCGCTTGCTGGAGCCGTTTGGTGAGACACCCGAGGGGTTCATTAGCTTTGACCGCGCAGTGCGTGAAGTTCACCAGCCGAGTACGGAAGGTCCCCAGCCAGCAATTGACAGGTTGAAGTACAACGAGGCGCTGTCGATGGCGCTTTTCATGGCTTTACGACGAGCGGAGGCGCTCACCCAAGTCGCGGAACAGTATCCGGCCACGCACGACGGCTACCGGGAAGCACTGCTGAACGCTTTACCGTTCCCGTTGACTCAAGGTCAACAAGCCGTGTTGGACGATATTGAGCGCGACTTAGCAAAAGATCACCCGATGAGCCGGCTCCTCCAAGGCGAGGTGGGTTCAGGTAAAACCATCGTGGCGCTCATCGCGATGCTTCAAGCTATCGACGGCGGGGCGCAGGCTGCGCTTCTGGCACCGACAGAAGTGCTGGTGCAGCAGCACGCCCGTTCACTCCAAGACATTTTGGACCGTGCCGGCATCAACATCAACGTTGTAGCACTGACCGGTTCACTACCCGCAGCGCAGAAGCAAAAAGCGTTGCTGGACATCATGACCAATGACGCCCAGATTGTCGTCGGCACACATGCTCTGATTCAAGACAGTGTGGAGTTCTTCAACTTGGGTCTCATGGTTGTGGATGAGCAGCACCGTTTCGGCGTTGAGCAACGCGAGCGTTTGCGCCAGAAGGGGAACTATTCCACCCCGCACCTTTTGGTCATGACGGCAACGCCGATCCCACGCACGGTAGCCATCACCGTGTTCGGTGACCTTGAAGTCTCCACCTTGAAGGAACTTCCCGGTGGCCGAAAGCCGATCAAGAGCCATATTGTGCCTGACTTCTTTGAAAACTGGGTGGAGCGTGCCTGGCAGGTGATCCGCGATGAGGTGGCTAAAGGCCATCAGGCGTACGTTGTCTGCCCCCGCATCGAAGGCGACGGGGGAGTCATGGCCGTTGGGGCGAAGCTCGCGGAAGAAATCTTCCCCGACCTCGCCGTAGAGATCCTCCACGGCCGCATGAACAGCGAAGACAAGGACGCGGTCATGACGGCGTTCGCGGACGGGCTGATTGACGTTCTCGTTTCCACCACGGTCATTGAAGTCGGCGTGGATGTACCTAACGCTACGGTCATGATGGTGCGGGAATCTGAACACTTTGGCTTGTCCCAATTGCACCAGCTGCGCGGTCGAATCGGCCGTGGCGGTAACCAGTCCATGTGTTTCTTCCACACGATGGCAGAGCGGAACACGCCCACGTTCAACCGCATTTACGAGGTGGAGAAAACCACTGACGGGTTTGCGCTAGCTGAATTGGACTTGCGGCTGCGCAGGGAGGGCAACGTCTTAGGCACAAGTCAATCCGGCCACACGAGCCAATTGAAGCTTTTGAATGTCTCCGATGATGTGGAGTTGATTACACGCGCCTACCACGACGCGGAAGCCATCGTCGCGCGCGACCCGGAGCGCGCCCGCGCCGTGATCTCCTACTTAACGTATGAGGATTTTGAATACCTCAATAAAACCTAG
- a CDS encoding NAD(P)H-dependent glycerol-3-phosphate dehydrogenase: protein MSAKVAVMGAGSWGTALAKVFADAGNQVALWARRKELADTIAETHENPDYLPGIELPHAIATTDSAQEALAGADIIIPAVPSQTMRDNVGRWAQYFGEDSTVVSISKGIEQGTYKRMSEVIAEVSGVPENRIAVLSGPNLAREVALEQPAATVIACSDMERATDVQHAAATHYMRPYTNVDVLGCEIGGACKNVVALACGMAFGQGLGENTRATLITRGLAEITRLGVKLGADQKTFAGLAGLGDLVATCSSELSRNRTFGERLGRGHTLEEAKEATHGQVAEGVVSSKSIFELAQISGVDMPLTQAVFAVCHQGMSVDDMVVALMGRKKKAE from the coding sequence ATGAGTGCAAAGGTCGCGGTGATGGGTGCGGGATCGTGGGGCACGGCGCTGGCCAAGGTGTTTGCGGACGCCGGTAATCAGGTCGCGTTGTGGGCGCGGCGGAAGGAGCTGGCCGACACGATCGCTGAAACCCATGAGAACCCGGACTATCTCCCGGGGATCGAGTTGCCGCACGCGATCGCTACGACGGACTCGGCGCAGGAAGCATTGGCGGGTGCGGACATCATTATCCCCGCGGTCCCTAGCCAGACGATGCGGGACAACGTTGGCCGTTGGGCTCAGTACTTCGGCGAAGACTCTACGGTCGTGAGCATTTCCAAAGGCATCGAACAAGGCACGTACAAGCGGATGTCCGAGGTCATTGCGGAAGTATCCGGCGTGCCGGAGAACCGCATTGCGGTGTTAAGCGGACCCAACCTCGCCCGTGAGGTCGCGCTGGAACAACCGGCGGCCACCGTCATCGCGTGCTCGGACATGGAGCGCGCGACTGATGTGCAGCACGCGGCGGCGACGCACTACATGCGCCCGTACACCAACGTGGATGTCCTTGGCTGCGAAATCGGCGGGGCCTGCAAGAACGTCGTTGCACTCGCGTGCGGAATGGCGTTCGGTCAAGGGCTCGGGGAGAACACTCGGGCTACGTTGATCACGCGCGGTCTCGCCGAAATCACCCGCCTAGGCGTGAAGCTCGGGGCTGATCAAAAGACCTTCGCGGGTCTCGCCGGACTGGGGGACTTGGTGGCCACGTGCAGTTCGGAGCTGTCCCGTAACCGCACGTTCGGTGAGCGCCTGGGCCGCGGGCACACCCTTGAAGAGGCGAAGGAAGCCACGCATGGGCAGGTCGCGGAGGGAGTCGTGTCGTCGAAAAGCATCTTTGAGCTCGCCCAGATTTCCGGGGTGGACATGCCGCTGACGCAGGCGGTTTTCGCGGTGTGTCACCAGGGGATGAGCGTGGATGACATGGTGGTCGCGTTGATGGGGCGGAAGAAGAAGGCGGAATAG
- a CDS encoding thiamine-phosphate kinase, whose amino-acid sequence MPNTGFPTQGPTLRELGEKEVIRRITHAAPSAVNGDDAAVLYPASPNSRVVATTDMLVEGRHFRRDLTTPRLLGRRAVTQNFADVEAMGARPIAVLLSLSAPMDLPVDVLTEFAGGIAEEIDGYAAELVGGDVTAGQNLVISITAIGSLGGNRPPLTLDGARAGQQVIAHGAIGYSAAGLALLESGLELPDEFAPLIEGFQTPTIRPGSGVVARSAGASSMTDNSDGLIVDISTLAERSRVNIDLDKEAIAPDELLLAAGELVGIDPWKWVLEGGEDHTLMGTIHGEAPVGFRVIGQVAKDSKDHKSNGERAGVVTVDGQPPAFRQGWESFA is encoded by the coding sequence ATGCCCAACACCGGTTTTCCCACGCAAGGTCCGACGCTGCGTGAGCTCGGGGAAAAGGAAGTCATCCGACGCATCACCCACGCCGCGCCGAGCGCAGTCAACGGTGATGATGCTGCGGTTTTGTACCCGGCCTCGCCGAACTCACGGGTGGTGGCCACCACCGACATGCTGGTGGAGGGACGGCACTTCCGCCGCGATCTGACGACCCCGCGGCTGCTGGGTCGGCGCGCAGTGACGCAGAACTTCGCTGACGTAGAGGCAATGGGGGCACGCCCGATCGCTGTGCTGCTGTCGCTGTCCGCACCGATGGATCTGCCCGTGGACGTACTCACCGAGTTTGCAGGCGGAATAGCGGAAGAGATTGACGGTTATGCGGCGGAGCTGGTCGGCGGCGACGTCACGGCGGGACAGAACCTGGTTATCTCGATCACGGCGATTGGGTCACTCGGCGGCAACCGGCCTCCGCTCACGCTCGACGGTGCCCGCGCCGGGCAGCAGGTCATCGCTCACGGGGCGATTGGTTACTCTGCGGCAGGCCTCGCGCTTTTGGAATCGGGGCTTGAGCTACCGGATGAGTTCGCCCCACTCATCGAGGGGTTCCAGACGCCCACGATTCGTCCGGGAAGCGGGGTGGTGGCCCGCTCAGCCGGTGCTAGTTCGATGACGGATAATTCCGATGGACTCATCGTGGACATCAGCACGCTCGCGGAACGGTCCCGGGTCAACATCGACTTGGATAAAGAGGCCATCGCCCCGGATGAGCTGCTTCTTGCCGCCGGTGAACTGGTAGGCATCGATCCGTGGAAATGGGTGTTAGAAGGTGGGGAGGACCACACGTTGATGGGAACCATCCACGGGGAAGCACCCGTTGGGTTCCGCGTCATTGGACAAGTGGCAAAAGATTCCAAGGACCACAAATCAAATGGGGAGCGCGCCGGTGTTGTCACCGTCGACGGCCAGCCACCGGCTTTCCGCCAAGGTTGGGAGTCGTTCGCATGA
- a CDS encoding DUF3515 domain-containing protein: MSTATDDSPGSHNDDALTTPAAGATAASGIGTRAVALMIALSLLLVIGVLVGAKILTNRIQDQPVSLAELPAPLADSPECMEVVERAPEKLGGFDRARIAEPVPAGAAAWRTSSGQRAITLRCGVDMPLQYTTLSDVETHGDTQWIRITEGSDASALTTWFTVNRSPIVAVTAEADTGDSAASPVAELDLSFLPESAAEPRGIPLNAVEDEPGQRDACRAFLASMPASLDGGYKRVDSPVAGALHPETTAAWTRPGHNPVVVRCGVATPKSYAPGAQLTQINNVAWFEDNAASDMPGSTVLYALREETDSPAQRPVIAVSWPSDAGNGGLTTISDALAKQQN; the protein is encoded by the coding sequence ATGAGCACGGCTACCGACGACAGCCCAGGATCACACAACGATGACGCGCTGACCACGCCCGCCGCGGGCGCCACGGCTGCAAGCGGAATTGGCACGCGCGCCGTGGCACTCATGATCGCGTTATCTCTCCTTTTAGTGATCGGTGTCTTGGTCGGCGCCAAGATCCTCACCAACCGCATCCAGGATCAACCCGTCTCACTCGCTGAACTGCCGGCGCCGCTCGCTGACTCGCCGGAGTGCATGGAAGTGGTGGAACGCGCCCCGGAGAAACTCGGCGGCTTTGACAGGGCGCGGATCGCCGAACCCGTACCTGCTGGTGCAGCCGCGTGGAGAACGTCTTCTGGTCAACGGGCAATCACTCTGCGATGCGGTGTAGACATGCCGCTGCAGTACACAACTCTTTCGGACGTTGAAACGCACGGCGACACACAGTGGATCCGCATCACGGAGGGTTCAGACGCCAGCGCCCTGACCACCTGGTTCACCGTGAACCGTTCCCCTATCGTCGCTGTGACCGCCGAAGCCGACACCGGTGATTCCGCCGCATCCCCGGTTGCTGAGCTGGATCTATCCTTCCTCCCGGAATCTGCGGCAGAACCGCGCGGCATTCCCCTTAATGCTGTGGAAGACGAACCCGGTCAGCGTGATGCCTGCCGCGCGTTTCTTGCATCCATGCCGGCGTCCTTGGACGGCGGATACAAGCGCGTTGACTCCCCCGTCGCGGGTGCGCTCCACCCCGAGACCACTGCCGCATGGACCCGCCCTGGCCACAACCCCGTTGTTGTCCGCTGCGGGGTTGCAACGCCGAAGTCCTACGCACCTGGAGCCCAGCTCACACAGATCAATAACGTGGCCTGGTTCGAAGACAACGCTGCGTCAGATATGCCGGGGTCCACGGTCCTTTACGCCCTGCGCGAAGAGACCGATTCGCCGGCCCAAAGGCCTGTCATCGCGGTGTCCTGGCCCAGCGACGCGGGCAACGGAGGACTCACCACAATCAGCGACGCCCTGGCAAAACAGCAGAACTAG
- a CDS encoding uracil-DNA glycosylase → MSLPVHPSWQEPLSVVEKRVHEMGDFLRAQPAFLPRGNDILRAFHDPFDEVKVVIVGQDPYPTPGHPMGLSFSTQPGVAPPRSLVNIYKELQDDLGIAPRSDGDLSNWASQGILLLNRVLTVAPGKPASHRGKGWEEVTEAAIRALVARGTPLVGILWGRDAQSTAPFFGDTPLIMSAHPSPLSASRGFFGSRPFSRANAALEQQGADGVDWSL, encoded by the coding sequence ATGAGCTTACCGGTGCATCCGTCGTGGCAAGAGCCGCTTTCGGTCGTCGAAAAGCGTGTGCATGAAATGGGTGATTTCTTGCGTGCGCAACCCGCGTTTCTGCCGCGGGGAAACGACATCTTGCGTGCGTTCCATGATCCCTTTGATGAGGTCAAGGTGGTCATCGTGGGTCAAGATCCGTACCCCACGCCGGGCCACCCCATGGGCTTGAGCTTTTCGACGCAGCCCGGTGTTGCCCCGCCGCGGAGCTTGGTCAACATCTACAAAGAGCTTCAGGATGATCTGGGAATTGCCCCGCGTAGCGACGGCGACTTGAGCAACTGGGCATCCCAAGGAATCCTGCTGTTGAACAGGGTGCTCACCGTGGCCCCGGGCAAACCGGCGTCCCATCGTGGCAAAGGCTGGGAGGAAGTGACTGAGGCCGCGATTAGGGCGCTTGTTGCGCGTGGTACGCCGCTGGTGGGGATTTTGTGGGGCCGCGACGCGCAATCCACCGCACCGTTTTTCGGTGATACCCCGCTGATCATGTCCGCCCACCCATCGCCGTTGTCTGCCAGCCGCGGTTTCTTTGGCTCGCGCCCGTTTTCCCGCGCTAATGCAGCTTTGGAACAACAAGGCGCAGACGGAGTCGACTGGTCACTGTAA